From Tubulanus polymorphus chromosome 9, tnTubPoly1.2, whole genome shotgun sequence, a single genomic window includes:
- the LOC141911123 gene encoding 4'-phosphopantetheine phosphatase-like: MATAAAKNVKKFFNEEELELPLAMPKGKKLFSYDMGGSLFKLAYIVNAHGESKTKVKMVTFDNNNLEDALNFIEKEIFGDTDRKDIIAIGSGVGSRTYKNKMADRFKIKDIKLTDEFVCFGKGFHYMLKNMDESQYVYPYTDIPVPTRAEMGMGNVQVTHVTEDEEKKMRAKKDLFPALLGFCGSGMAFMILKEDGTLDMVGGTAMAGIAFHSIGRLLTGAKSYDELMDLAKKGDSTVCTTTIDDLSADGYADMDMKTFKKKAPFVFEVFAFGNIVRKGIENPKKEDIASSLLHLVGDSIMHTSMCIATPYKMNKVYYAGSFFKNNDIVKQYMTRLPMMTVMVGWPIHPRFLKFEGYVGVLGAVIDYLQSNK, encoded by the exons ATGgctacagcagcagcaaagAACGTTAAGAAGTTTTTCAATGAGGAAGAACTTGAACTACCGCTGGCAATGCCTAAAGGCAAGAAGCTCTTTTCGTATGATATGG GTGGATCTTTGTTCAAGTTGGCTTACATTGTCAATGCACACGGCGAAAGTAAG ACAAAGGTTAAAATGGTAACCTTCGACAACAACAACCTGGAAGATGCTTTGAACTTCATTGAAAAGGAAATCTTCGGAGATACCGACCGTAAAGATATCATCGCCATCGGGTCAGGCGTCGGTAGCCGTACTTACAAGAATAAAATGGCCGACAGATTCAAAATAAA GGACATCAAGTTAACGGACGAGTTTGTCTGTTTCGGTAAAGGATTTCACTACATGTTGAAAAACATGGACGAGTCGCAGTACGTGTATCCATACACGGATATCCCTGTTCCGACCCGCGCCGAAATGGGCATGGGTAACGTACAGGTAACTCACGTAACAGAAGACGAAGAAAAGAAGATGAGAGCGAAGAAGGATCTATTTCCAGCCCTGCTCGGTTTCTGCGGTAGTGGTATGGCTTTTATGATT CTCAAAGAAGACGGGACGTTGGATATGGTAGGAGGGACAGCAATGGCCGGCATTGCATTCCATTCTATCGGCAGACTTTTGACCGGTGCTAAG AGTTACGATGAACTGATGGATCTGGCTAAGAAAGGCGATTCGACCGTTTGTACGACGACTATAGATGATCTCTCCGCAGATGGATACGCCGACATGGACATGAAGACATTCAAAAAGAAAGCGCCATTCGTTTTCGAGGTGTTCGCTTTCGGGAATATAGTTAGAAAAG GAATTGAGAATCCGAAGAAAGAAGATATCGCGAGTTCGTTATTGCACTTGGTTGGTGACTCGATCATGCACACGTCTATGTGCATAGCAACTCCTTATAAAATGAACAAAGTTTACTACGCCGGttcgtttttcaaaaataacgaCATCGTGAAACAGTACATGACCCGGCTTCCGATGATGACTGTG ATGGTTGGCTGGCCGATTCATCCACGGTTTCTGAAGTTTGAAGGATACGTCGGTGTTCTAGGGGCGGTGATAGACTATTTGCAGTCTAACAAATAA